The following are encoded together in the Drosophila sechellia strain sech25 chromosome 3R, ASM438219v1, whole genome shotgun sequence genome:
- the LOC6606257 gene encoding peripheral-type benzodiazepine receptor-associated protein 1 isoform X8: protein MHLCEFPSANVEEENRRPEKAAAAASKKQKHKQQKSRPRGSHSMPYESMHHHQSAAAAVAAGTTPNGMLDALSLQLRDAEMRRTEIERAHQETLAQIRNLSGSARPDAEAVENLQSRARELEKKVALENVRCEELQIELTSALKAKQASRSACSGMGSVSSGGGATIPTSASSSTVTWAPTISHQDQGSEIDIIMAKIEQDNRVLAELEQPRTSASASMSALPPSSMLSTVNSEFRTISKSELEEELNRYKRAVLGGGGGGGSGGGGGVSALSSGYSSLPQSLASTLPNGGASTSLSGTSLGSHSAAAAAAAHSVSAGSGGVVGGGGQGGLSSISALVPNSISGISSSLSSHAIQSMQYGTGQTSVEKLLSGTSGISGIPPLPVNIHTMKAMPTALSQRGTIQLYNLQSTTMPLLSLNSHNLPPAGSTSYSALGAGGGTSLTHPTMSNLGLLDTGTLLGSTGLSGLGVGPGVGGITGATSLYGLSGGGGAGGLGSSYGPPFLDVASSASYPFTAAALRQASKMKMLDEIDIPLTRYNRSSPCSPIPPNNWGLDEFTDGLSVSMMHNRGGLALGALDLDTRNHGLNGASEPQVDMLDIPGKGRCCVFIARFPYDPPDVHNEFLSMPCREAEGELSLCAGDYLLVWTSGEPQGGYLDAELLDGRRGLVPASFVQRLVGDDLLEFHQAVLSTLRDAEDGSMQCDTTSLPSLPPHNPLLTHTHEDLARLSETHTDLEHDQDDISDNVPAPKHLTLERQLNKSVLIGWSPPEPVGYNLIDSYHVYVDGVLKVTVKANERTRALIEGVDSTRPHRISVRSVTQNRQTSRDAACTMIIGRDTAHLGPSAVRASHITCSSAVISWLPANSNHQHVVCVNNVEVRTVKPGMYRHTITGLAPSTQYRVTVRAKHLRAVGQHAANVGQTGGAGRPGQEEAPGAYADFRTLTKGLPDPPQEIQLEAGPQDGTILVTWQPVNRPTSTGPVTGYAVYADGKKVTDINSPTGDHALIDIGKLGVFNPRAVTIRTKSRDSQSADSAPILIPNTVRNAVARRGPNQMGMGPQLPQGPHGMTVQQQMGGMPGQPGQQGQHMMGGQQDHGQYDPNQMQQQQQQGMQPGQPGQSGHQPDGGSGLLGGLLGGLFSKPTQNQVNQNGYQPGQPGAQRGMVPIPGRPQGPQQQQQQPYGPQGPMGGPRFRGPVPGQLNMQGQQMQGQMQGQMQGQMQGQMLGQMPGQMPGQMPGQMPGQMPGQMAGQMAGQMPGQMPGQMPGQMPGQMMGPRGPLNQQQQQQQQMQQGQMMPGQQAGQQQAQPGQPGQPGQMPGAQKKPRYFVAMFDYDPSTMSPNPDGCDEELPFQEGDTIKVFGDKDADGFYWGELRGRRGYVPHNMVSEVEDTTASMTAGGQMPGQMPGQMGQGQGVGVGGTAQVMPGQGAPQQSMRNVSRDRWGDIYANMPVKRMIALYDYDPQELSPNVDAEQVELCFKTGEIILVYGDMDEDGFYMGELDGVRGLVPSNFLADAPDQYNNQMGPGGVAGRGGLSQRGRGQGPGARGPPPPPRDNMMPGMGGRGQPGKRDDRSRW, encoded by the exons ATGCATTTATGTGAATTTCCCAGCGCAAACGTGGAAGAGGAAAACAGGCGACCtgaaaaagcagcagcagcagcaagcaaGAAGCAGAAGCACAAGCAGCAAAAAAG TCGTCCGAGGGGCAGCCACAGCATGCCGTACGAGTCGATGCACCACCATCAGTCGGCGGCCGCTGCCGTGGCCGCTGGCACCACCCCCAACGGAATGCTGGACGCCCTCAGCCTGCAGCTGCGCGATGCCGAGATGCGGCGCACGGAGATCGAGCGGGCGCATCAG GAAACCCTGGCACAAATACGCAATCTGAGCGGCAGCGCTCGTCCCGATGCCGAGGCGGTGGAAAATCTGCAGTCGCGAGCCCGGGAACTGGAAAAGAAG GTTGCGCTGGAAAATGTGCGCTGCGAGGAGCTGCAAATCGAACTGACCTCGGCACTGAAGGCCAAACAGGCATCCCGCTCGGCCTGCTCCGGAATGGGGAGCGTGTCCTCCGGTGGCGGCGCGACCATTCCTACATCGGCCAGCAGCTCCACCGTCACTTGGGCACCGACAATCAGCCACCAGGACCAAGGATCCGAGATTGATATCATAATGGCAAAGATTGAGCAG GATAATCGAGTGCTGGCCGAGCTGGAACAACCTCGCACCTCGGCCAGCGCCAGCATGTCAGCATTGCCGCCCAGTTCCATGTTGAGCACGGTAAATAGCGAATTTAGAACCATATCAAAGAGTG AACTCGAAGAAGAACTGAACCGTTACAAAAGAGCAGTTCtgggaggaggcggaggaggaggaagtggcggcggcggcggtgtcTCCGCCCTATCCTCCGGCTACTCGAGCCTGCCGCAATCGCTGGCCTCTACGCTGCCCAATGGTGGGGCCAGCACCAGCTTGAGCGGCACCAGCCTTGGCTCGCACAGCgcggccgctgctgctgccgcccaCAGCGTCTCCGCTGGATCGGGAGGCGTGGTCGGGGGCGGCGGCCAAGGCGGCCTTTCATCCATATCGGCCCTGGTGCCCAACTCAATCAGCGGCATATCCTCGAGTCTAAGCAGCCATGCCATTCAATCGATGCAGTACGGAACCGGACAGACGTCCGTGGAGAAACTGCTGAGCGGAACTAGTGGAATCTCTGGCATTCCACCCCTGCCGGTAAATATTCACACGATGAAGGCTATGCCGACGGCATTAAGTCAG CGCGGAACAATACAGCTGTACAATTTGCAGAGCACAACCATGCCCCTCCTGTCACTCAACTCGCATAACCTGCCGCCCGCCGGCTCTACCAGCTACTCGGCTCTGGGCGCCGGTGGCGGCACCTCGCTGACGCACCCGACCATGTCCAATCTGGGCCTGCTGGACACTGGCACCCTCCTGGGTTCCACCGGCTTGAGCGGATTGGGCGTGGGACCAGGTGTTGGCGGCATCACTGGAGCCACATCTCTGTACGGCCTaagcggcggcggaggagccGGTGGCCTGGGCAGCTCCTATGGTCCGCCGTTCCTGGACGTGGCGTCGAGCGCCTCGTACCCGTTCACCGCGGCCGCCCTGCGACAGGCttccaaaatgaaaatgctgGACGAGATCGACATACCGCTGACGCGGTACAACCGCAGCTCGCCCTGCTCACCCATTCCGCCGAACAACTGGGGACTGGACGAGTTCACCGACGGCCTCAGTGTCTCCATGATGCACAACCGCGGCGGCCTGGCATTGGGTGCCCTAGATTTGGACA CTCGCAATCATGGCCTAAATGGAGCCAGTGAACCGCAGGTGGATATGTTGGATATTCCTGGAAAGGGCCGCTGCTGTGTGTTCATAGCCAGATTTCCCTATGATCCTCCAGA TGTTCATAATGAATTCCTTTCCATGCCTTGCAGGGAGGCTGAGGGCGAGCTCTCCCTGTGCGCCGGCGACTATCTGCTGGTGTGGACCAGCGGTGAGCCTCAAGGTGGCTATCTGGATGCGGAGCTGCTGGACGGGCGACGCGGCCTTGTTCCTGCCTCCTTTGTGCAGCGCTTAGTAG GCGACGACCTCCTGGAGTTCCACCAGGCGGTGCTGTCGACGCTGCGCGATGCCGAGGACGGATCGATGCAGTGCGACACCACGTCGCTGCCCTCCTTACCGCCGCACAACCCATTGCTCACACACACCCACGAGGATCTGGCTCGCTTGAGTGAGACGCACACCGATCTGGAGCACGACCAGGACGACATCAGCGACAATG TTCCAGCACCCAAACACTTGACGCTGGAACGGCAGCTGAACAAGAGCGTGCTCATTGGCTGGTCGCCGCCGGAGCCAGTGGGCTACAACCTCATCGACAGCTACCACGTCTACGTGGACGGCGTGCTCAAGGTCACCGTGAAGGCCAACGAACGCACACGCGCGCTTATCGAGGGCGTTGACTCCACGCGG CCGCATCGCATCAGCGTGCGGAGCGTGACCCAGAACCGACAGACATCGCGGGATGCCGCCTGCACGATGATCATCGGGCGGGACACCGCTCACCTGGGCCCCTCGGCGGTGCGCGCCTCGCACATAACTTGTTCCTCGGCGGTCATCTCGTGGCTGCCGGCCAACTCGAACCACCAGCACGTGGTGTGTGTAAACAATGTGGAGGTGCGCACCGTCAAGCCGGGCATGTACAGGCACACGATCACTGGCCTGGCGCCGAGCACCCAGTACCGGGTGACGGTGCGGGCCAAGCACCTGCGGGCCGTGGGCCAGCATGCGGCGAATGTGGGCCAGACGGGCGGAGCTGGGCGGCCAGGACAGGAGGAGGCGCCCGGAGCATATGCCGACTTCCGCACCCTCACCAAGGGACTGCCCGATCCGCCGCAGGAGATTCAGCTAGAGGCCGGTCCGCAGGACGGTACCATTCTGGTGACATGGCAGCCGGTTAACAGGCCCACCTCGACGGGGCCTGTAACCGGCTATGCTGTGTACGCCGATGGTAAGAAGGTAACCGACATCAACTCGCCCACCGGCGACCACGCTCTCATCGACATCGGCAAACTGGGCGTCTTCAATCCGCGTGCCGTGACCATACGCACCAAGTCCCGCGACTCTCAGTCCGCGGACAGTGCGCCCATCTTGATACCAA ATACTGTGCGCAATGCGGTGGCTCGCAGGGGTCCCAATCAGATGGGCATGGGTCCGCAGTTGCCGCAGGGACCGCACGGGATGACggtgcagcagcagatggGCGGCATGCCCGGCCAGCCGGGTCAGCAGGGCCAGCACATGATGGGTGGTCAGCAGGATCACGGCCAGTACGATCCCAaccagatgcagcagcagcagcagcagggcaTGCAGCCGGGTCAGCCGGGTCAATCGGGTCATCAG CCCGACGGAGGCTCCGGATTGTTAGGTGGCCTGCTCGGTGGCCTCTTCTCGAAACCCACACAGAATCAAGTGAACCAGAAT GGCTATCAGCCAGGCCAACCAGGAGCGCAGCGGGGCATGGTCCCGATTCCAGGAAGACCGCAGGGaccacagcaacagcagcagcagccctACGGACCCCAGGGTCCCATGGGTGGGCCACGCTTTCGAGGACCAGTTCCCGGGCAGCTTAACATGCAGGGCCAGCAGATGCAGGGGCAGATGCAAGGGCAGATGCAAGGGCAGATGCAAGGGCAGATGCTGGGTCAGATGCCGGGTCAGATGCCTGGACAAATGCCTGGACAAATGCCTGGTCAAATGCCAGGTCAGATGGCTGGACAAATGGCCGGTCAGATGCCTGGTCAGATGCCAGGTCAAATGCCCGGTCAGATGCCTGGCCAAATGATGGGACCACGAGGACCGCtcaaccagcagcaacaacagcagcagcagatgcagcagggCCAGATGATGCCCGGCCAGCAGGCAGGGCAACAGCAGGCCCAGCCCGGTCAGCCGGGACAACCGGGCCAGATGCCGGGAGCACAGAAGAAGCCCCGCTACTTTGTGGCCATGTTCGACTACGACCCATCCACGATGAGTCCCAATCCCGATGGCTGCGACGAAGAGCTGCCCTTCCAAGAGGGCGACACAATCAAG GTATTTGGTGATAAGGATGCGGATGGCTTCTACTGGGGCGAGCTACGTGGCCGCCGGGGCTATGTGCCGCACAACATGGTCTCCGAGGTAGAGGACACCACCGCCTCCATGACTGCCGGTGGCCAGATGCCCGGTCAAATGCCCGGCCAGATGGGCCAGGGCCAGGGAGTCGGCGTGGGCGGCACCGCTCAGGTGATGCCCGGCCAGGGTGCTCCGCAGCAGAGCATGCGCAACGTGAGCCGCGACCGCTGGGGTGACATCTATGCCAACATGCCCGTGAAGCGGATGATCGCGCTCTACGACTACGATCCCCAGGAGTTGAGTCCCAATGTGGATGCCGAG CAGGTGGAAttgtgtttcaagacgggcgAAATCATACTCGTCTACGGTGATATGGATGAAGACGGTTTCTACATGGGCGAGCTGGACGGCGTGCGCGGCCTGGTGCCGTCGAACTTCCTGGCGGACGCGCCCGACCAGTACAACAACCAGATGGGTCCGGGCGGAGTGGCCGGCCGCGGCGGTCTAAGCCAGAGGGGCAGGGGTCAGGGGCCAGGAGCGAGGGGGCCGCCGCCCCCGCCACGTGACAACATGATGCCCGGAATGGGCGGGCGCGGCCAGCCGGGCAAAA GGGATGATCGGTCGCGTTGGTAA